Proteins encoded in a region of the Hypanus sabinus isolate sHypSab1 chromosome 12, sHypSab1.hap1, whole genome shotgun sequence genome:
- the LOC132403304 gene encoding endonuclease 8-like 2, whose protein sequence is MPEGPSLRVFHGRSRRLLGSVVQRAAGSTRQLDVRQLEGRPLQQSQVHGKCLFLGFGHGPGSAFTEDPESVSPSGRSVPVSADGSGISGNPTPNLWLRFCFGLFGSVRCDEFARAKQANKRGDWQDPSPRLVLYFPGDRFLVFYNCRLCVCGDPRLDPRTDILSQEFDKAKALCALQRAQPVCYTLLCQHLFSGLGNIIKNEVLYLSGIHPMSLGSQLSAEKLCSLLEHVLLFSKGWLDNKQKGTGLKYHIYQKDQCPRGHAVKRAELGPSHGLQRSTWWCPVCQPAEHDAPSRPLD, encoded by the exons ATGCCCGAGGGACCGTCTTTACGGGTGTTTCACGGGCGGAGCCGCCGGCTGCTGGGCTCTGTGGTGCAGCGGGCGGCGGGTAGCACTCGGCAGCTCGACGTCCGGCAGCTGGAGGGGCGGCCATTGCAGCAAAGCCAG gttcatgggaaatGTCTCTTCCTGGGATTTGGTCATGGGCCCGGGTCTGCTTTCACTGAAGATCCGGAGTCTGTGTCTCCCAGTGGGAGAAGTGTGCCTGTCTCTGCTGATGGGAGTGGCATTTCAGGCAATCCCACCCCAAACCTTTGGCTTCGCTTCTGCTTCGGCTTGTTCGGCAGCGTCCGATGTGACGAGTTTGCCCGAGCAAAGCAAGCAAACAAGAGAGGAGACTGGCAAGATCCCTCCCCCAG GCTGGTTCTCTACTTCCCTGGAGATCGTTTCCTGGTGTTCTACAACTGCCGGCTCTGTGTCTGTGGTGATCCTCGACTGGACCCTCGCACTGACATCCTGAGTCAGGAATTTGACAAGGCCAAAGCTCTGTGTGCCCTCCAACGTGCTCAGCCTGTCTGTTACACCCTGCTGTGCCAGCATCTCTTCTCTGGGCTGG GAAACATCATCAAGAATGAGGTGCTGTACCTGTCTGGAATCCATCCCATGTCGCTGGGTTCCCAACTCAGCGCTGAGAAACTCTGCAGTCTCCTGGAACACGTTCTTCTCTTCAGCAAGGGATGGCTCGACAACAAGCAAAAGGGTACAGGTCTGAAGTATCACATCTATCAGAAGGACCAATGCCCCAGGGGTCATGCAGTGAAGAGGGCAGAGCTTGGCCCTTCCCATGGTCTCCAGAGATCAACCTGGTGGTGCCCTGTGTGCCAGCCTGCAGAACACGATGCTCCCTCTCGGCCCCTGGACTAG